The Papaver somniferum cultivar HN1 chromosome 6, ASM357369v1, whole genome shotgun sequence genome segment TCAAAAAGCTGTAACACCAGAAcagaaaaacaacacaaaaacttcTAACCTTGGTGGTGCATATTCAAGAGCAAGCAAGGGTATCCTTGTGCACGTAACTGGAACATTACCAACCTGCAACAGAATTATATATTTATAAATGGAGAATGGGAACCAATAGGAATTCACACTCAAAGACTTACTCAACTATATTATTCATATTTGACGTGTATTTTAACTAGCTTATCATAAATTACTTGATGGGAAGTGCAGTACCTTGTCCATCGCTGTTACTAGAAAGTCCACAAGTTCCGGAATAATAAGAATTTGAGCCCCTTTCTCACCCTGAATATTGTACGTAAACCAAATAAAATGGAAACAGTACAGCAAATTACACGACGATGGAAAAGATCAGACTAGAAAAGAGAAAATTACTGATAAAACAAAGTgagaagaaaaattaaaagatGCTACCTGTAAGAGAATATCCCCAAGCTTTTCCCTTGCAATCCCTGTACCAAGTATCGCGCCAAGGAAGTCGCTATGAGAACAAGGTTGAAGCCCAAAATTTCCTGTGACACTGAAAGTAATAATCATTCAGCTGGTTCATGTAGCTATTAACTGATGCAGTACATAGTAAAATCTATACTAAGCAAGACCTAAGTGCGTCAACTATATCTGGAGTAGTTGTCATTGCTTCAGAATGTCCAACTGAAAGACGGCAACGCTCAGCCTGTAGGTTAGAACAATGGATTATTGCGTCATCATTCAAAGAGAAATCTACACCTCCAAATGAAAGTTATATGTCGATTTAACCTGTGGATATCCTCCCTGTGCTACTGCTTTGACATCAGCTAACTTTTCAAGTGCGTGCATTGATTCCTTCAATACTGGTGGCGTAAGAAAGTCAGTATGGACAATTTCTCTTCTTGACGATGCCCGTTTTGCCTGAGACAGTTTTGGAACTCAGACTTGAATAGGTCCAATAGAGGTGCATACAAAACCaggaaattttctttttcaatagaACTTCCCAAGCAATACTTCTTTTAAAAGTTCACTAGTTATATACGTTGGACAAATGAGGTAAGAGTCCAAAAACTAATAAATAACCGAAGTTCATGTGCAAAGTTGTCATATTATCACAAATAAGAAATGAAGGTTTTAGAACTATTTCTAAAAGTTCAAATATTTCAAAAGATTTTATGTGGTTGTTATGCAAATACCATTTCAAGTACACGCCTCACATCTTCAAGGACATTCTTGTCTACCACTCCTTTAATTAAAACCTCAGATGAATCTCCTTTGGAAGCATGTACCAGATGACATAAACCTGCAACTGTATCGAACGCTATATCAGCAACATCAGAATAATGTAATGTAAGGAGTAAACAGGTGTCAACTGTGTTTTGCATCTTTTTTGGGACCTAACTCGTTATACTCATAAGTCATAACTTACATGATGGAAGAAAAATTCGCagcaaaaataaaatttaattgaaGCAGTATTTATTTCCGCATTGAAATCATTTCAGCATTTGCAACAAACAAATGCTCAACAAGATTCTGGCAGACAACTCAATCATCCTCCCAAGTTACTAGAATTTGGACTCCATCAGCTAAATTGCCCAACAGCAGGGTGCAAACAAGGAGTATGAAAATGTCAATTTCAAGCGATAATGATTACCCTGAGATCAAATTTGATAAGTAGTTGAAATTACAGCTAATATATACAATCGACAAAGAAAAACTTGATGATGTTGTTCATTGGTTTACTAGAATATTGAATATTTAACCTAATAGAGGTACAGAAAATCCAGTGAATTCACATGAAAAATGAAAGTAACTACTCACCAGAAGGGAAATTTGCAGGATTACTGAGAAATTGAACTTTTCGTTGAGAGAAGTGATTGTTATCGAGGCAAAGAGGAAATCTAAATGTTTGAATAACTGTTGTTCTTCTTAGCAGTGGAGTTATTTTGAAACTGGTGATAGCACCAGCCATTTTTATTATTAGTGGTGCGCAGTAGAACTGGAAACCTTTTCGGACTTCTTGTGAGATTTGATAAAGGGATCTCTCTGTAATATATCACCTCCTACAGGGACTCAAATGCAAAAATGTAAATTTCCTTAGACATCAATAAGTAACACCAGAAACCTTATTCTCTTTCTTCCATTCTCCCCCAAACTTCTTTCCAAGGCAGCAAAAGTTGAATTGATGATTTTCATCTCGAATCAAATCAGATTTCAATTTAGGGATGGCGATTTCCCCACCCAAACTCATCTTCGTGGGTACCCGTCCCGTTTGGGTAGGATTTTATTGCATCGGGTATGGATAATACCCGAAACCTAAACTACGGGATGGGGCCGGGACGGGATTCAAAGTCCCCGCCCCGTAACTTTCATATTATAAGGATTTAGACTTTTATGGAAAAAATTGTATtgaacttttatacttctatcaCTTAGTCGAGCTTtatttcatttattatattcttgatcGTTTTTGTATATTCATCACTTTCTCTTCTTTGTTGTGATCAGATACATACTCTaaagattaaaataaaaaaataatgcaaataatgaaatggttaacgtggaGGAAGATAGGACGAGAAAggaaaaagtagaaaaactaataagtcatttAAAGATTATTTTGCTCATTTTAAGATAAATTTCCGAATTTAAAATT includes the following:
- the LOC113287617 gene encoding uncharacterized protein LOC113287617 isoform X1: MAGAITSFKITPLLRRTTVIQTFRFPLCLDNNHFSQRKVQFLSNPANFPSVAGLCHLVHASKGDSSEVLIKGVVDKNVLEDVRRVLEMAKRASSRREIVHTDFLTPPVLKESMHALEKLADVKAVAQGGYPQAERCRLSVGHSEAMTTTPDIVDALSVTGNFGLQPCSHSDFLGAILGTGIAREKLGDILLQGEKGAQILIIPELVDFLVTAMDKVGNVPVTCTRIPLLALEYAPPRTKTFKTIEASLRLDAVASAGYKISRSKLVDLISKGDVRINWSPVTKNGTTLKTGDMVSVSGHGRLKIGEINTTRKGKFAVEVIQFL
- the LOC113287617 gene encoding uncharacterized protein LOC113287617 isoform X2; its protein translation is MAGAITSFKITPLLRRTTVIQTFRFPLCLDNNHFSQRKVQFLSNPANFPSVAGLCHLVHASKGDSSEVLIKGVVDKNVLEDVRRVLEMAKRASSRREIVHTDFLTPPVLKESMHALEKLADVKAVAQGGYPQAERCRLSVGHSEAMTTTPDIVDALSVTGNFGLQPCSHSDFLGAILGTGIAREKLGDILLQGEKGAQILIIPELVDFLVTAMDKVGNVPVTCTRIPLLALEYAPPRTKTFKTIEASLRLDAVASAGYKISRSKLVDLIRLEK